In a single window of the Gossypium hirsutum isolate 1008001.06 chromosome A13, Gossypium_hirsutum_v2.1, whole genome shotgun sequence genome:
- the LOC107893819 gene encoding transcription factor MYB1 isoform X2: MEKGSGIEYLFWLRCRKSCRLRWLNYLRPNIKRGSFAAEEVNLIINLHSLLGNRWSLIAGRLPGRTANDVKNYWNCHLSKKLTYAPQSEDDQTAAATTTASMKPRSPAHVSPNTQQETSVWAPFHDVQVNQQGQEVAAEEPGTLLGDLEFDEGGSSKWDWDDFIFNMDLWTASL, encoded by the exons ATGGAGAAGGGAAGTGGCATCGAATACCTGTTTTGGCtg AGATGCCGCAAGAGCTGCAGACTAAGATGGTTAAACTATCTACGCCCAAACATCAAAAGAGGGAGTTTTGCAGCAGAGGAAGTCAATCTCATCATTAACCTCCACAGCCTCCTCGGTAACAG GTGGTCCCTAATTGCTGGGAGACTCCCTGGAAGAACCGCAAATGATGTTAAAAACTATTGGAACTGCCATCTCAGTAAAAAGCTCACCTATGCTCCACAATCTGAAGATGACCAAACtgcagcagcaacaacaacagCCTCAATGAAACCCAGAAGCCCAGCTCATGTATCTCCTAATACCCAACAAGAAACCAGCGTGTGGGCACCATTTCACGACGTTCAAGTCAATCAGCAAGGCCAGGAAGTTGCAGCGGAGGAGCCTGGGACACTTTTGGGTGATTTGGAGTTTGATGAAGGCGGCAGCAGCAAATGGGATTGGGATGATTTCATCTTCAACATGGATTTATGGACTGCTTCTTTGTGA
- the LOC107893819 gene encoding transcription factor MYB114 isoform X1, with translation MGGVAWTEEEDYLLKKCIERYGEGKWHRIPVLAGLKRCRKSCRLRWLNYLRPNIKRGSFAAEEVNLIINLHSLLGNRWSLIAGRLPGRTANDVKNYWNCHLSKKLTYAPQSEDDQTAAATTTASMKPRSPAHVSPNTQQETSVWAPFHDVQVNQQGQEVAAEEPGTLLGDLEFDEGGSSKWDWDDFIFNMDLWTASL, from the exons ATGGGAGGGGTTGCTTGGACTGAAGAAGAAGATTATTTGCTCAAGAAATGTATAGAGCGGTATGGAGAAGGGAAGTGGCATCGAATACCTGTTTTGGCtg GGCTAAAGAGATGCCGCAAGAGCTGCAGACTAAGATGGTTAAACTATCTACGCCCAAACATCAAAAGAGGGAGTTTTGCAGCAGAGGAAGTCAATCTCATCATTAACCTCCACAGCCTCCTCGGTAACAG GTGGTCCCTAATTGCTGGGAGACTCCCTGGAAGAACCGCAAATGATGTTAAAAACTATTGGAACTGCCATCTCAGTAAAAAGCTCACCTATGCTCCACAATCTGAAGATGACCAAACtgcagcagcaacaacaacagCCTCAATGAAACCCAGAAGCCCAGCTCATGTATCTCCTAATACCCAACAAGAAACCAGCGTGTGGGCACCATTTCACGACGTTCAAGTCAATCAGCAAGGCCAGGAAGTTGCAGCGGAGGAGCCTGGGACACTTTTGGGTGATTTGGAGTTTGATGAAGGCGGCAGCAGCAAATGGGATTGGGATGATTTCATCTTCAACATGGATTTATGGACTGCTTCTTTGTGA
- the LOC107893818 gene encoding syntaxin-related protein KNOLLE isoform X2, translating into MNDLMTKSFMNYVDLKKEAMKDLEAGPDYDLEMSSTTNTMDQNLGLFLEEAEKVKQGMAVIRELLGKLQESNEESKSLHKPESLKASRNKINNDIVTVQKKARTIKAQLEEMDRANAANKRLSGYKEGTLNYRTRIAVTNGLRNKLKELMMDFQGLRQKMMAEYKETVGRSYFTVTGENPDEETIEKIISDGSGGEGFLTRAVQEHGRGKVLETVVEIQDRHDAAKEIEKSLLELHQVFLDMAVMVEAQGEQMDDIEHHVMNASHYVKDGSKELNNAKRRK; encoded by the exons ATGAATGATCTGATGACCAAATCGTTTATGAACTATGTTGACCTCAAGAAAGAGGCAATGAAAGATCTTGAAGCTGGTCCAGACTATGATCTCGAAATGTCTTCCACTACAAACACCATGGACCAAAACCTTGGCCTGTTCCTTGAAGAAGCTGAGAAAGTGAAGCAAGGAATGGCAGTAATCCGAGAACTCTTGGGCAAGCTCCAAGAATCCAATGAAGAAAGCAAGTCACTTCACAAACCGGAGTCCTTGAAAGCTTCGCGGAACAAAATCAACAACGACATTGTCACAGTGCAAAAGAAAGCAAGGACCATCAAGGCTCAGCTTGAAGAAATGGACCGTGCCAATGCAGCTAATAAGCGCCTCTCGGGGTACAAAGAAGGCACCTTAAATTACAGGACCAGGATTGCAGTCACCAATGGCTTACGTAACAAACTGAAGGAGCTGATGATGGATTTTCAAGGTTTAAGGCAAAAAATGATGGCTGAGTATAAGGAAACTGTGGGGAGAAGTTATTTTACCGTGACTGGAGAAAACCCAGATGAGGAAACAATCGAGAAAATCATTTCTGATGGCAGTGGCGGTGAGGGGTTCTTAACAAGGGCGGTTCAAGAACATGGGCGAGGGAAGGTGTTGGAGACGGTAGTTGAGATTCAAGATAGGCATGATGCTGCTAAAGAGATCGAAAAGAGCTTGCTAGAGTTGCACCAAGTGTTTTTGGACATGGCGGTGATGGTGGAGGCACAAGGGGAACAAATGGATGATATTGAACACCATGTGATGAATGCCAGCCATTATGTGAAAGATGGTTCTAAAGAGCTCAATAATGCGAAAAG GAGAAAGTGA
- the LOC107893818 gene encoding syntaxin-related protein KNOLLE isoform X1, which produces MNDLMTKSFMNYVDLKKEAMKDLEAGPDYDLEMSSTTNTMDQNLGLFLEEAEKVKQGMAVIRELLGKLQESNEESKSLHKPESLKASRNKINNDIVTVQKKARTIKAQLEEMDRANAANKRLSGYKEGTLNYRTRIAVTNGLRNKLKELMMDFQGLRQKMMAEYKETVGRSYFTVTGENPDEETIEKIISDGSGGEGFLTRAVQEHGRGKVLETVVEIQDRHDAAKEIEKSLLELHQVFLDMAVMVEAQGEQMDDIEHHVMNASHYVKDGSKELNNAKRYQRSSRKWMCIGIILLLLIVLVIIIPIATSFSSS; this is translated from the coding sequence ATGAATGATCTGATGACCAAATCGTTTATGAACTATGTTGACCTCAAGAAAGAGGCAATGAAAGATCTTGAAGCTGGTCCAGACTATGATCTCGAAATGTCTTCCACTACAAACACCATGGACCAAAACCTTGGCCTGTTCCTTGAAGAAGCTGAGAAAGTGAAGCAAGGAATGGCAGTAATCCGAGAACTCTTGGGCAAGCTCCAAGAATCCAATGAAGAAAGCAAGTCACTTCACAAACCGGAGTCCTTGAAAGCTTCGCGGAACAAAATCAACAACGACATTGTCACAGTGCAAAAGAAAGCAAGGACCATCAAGGCTCAGCTTGAAGAAATGGACCGTGCCAATGCAGCTAATAAGCGCCTCTCGGGGTACAAAGAAGGCACCTTAAATTACAGGACCAGGATTGCAGTCACCAATGGCTTACGTAACAAACTGAAGGAGCTGATGATGGATTTTCAAGGTTTAAGGCAAAAAATGATGGCTGAGTATAAGGAAACTGTGGGGAGAAGTTATTTTACCGTGACTGGAGAAAACCCAGATGAGGAAACAATCGAGAAAATCATTTCTGATGGCAGTGGCGGTGAGGGGTTCTTAACAAGGGCGGTTCAAGAACATGGGCGAGGGAAGGTGTTGGAGACGGTAGTTGAGATTCAAGATAGGCATGATGCTGCTAAAGAGATCGAAAAGAGCTTGCTAGAGTTGCACCAAGTGTTTTTGGACATGGCGGTGATGGTGGAGGCACAAGGGGAACAAATGGATGATATTGAACACCATGTGATGAATGCCAGCCATTATGTGAAAGATGGTTCTAAAGAGCTCAATAATGCGAAAAGGTACCAAAGGAGTAGCAGGAAATGGATGTGTATTGGGATCATTCTTTTGTTGTTGATTGTTCTTGTGATTATTATCCCAATTGCTACTAGCTTTAGTAGTTCTTGA